In the genome of Sphingomonas naphthae, one region contains:
- a CDS encoding autotransporter outer membrane beta-barrel domain-containing protein, whose translation MRVRLEASRAVLAFCAFAAVPAIAQQTITVNRGTTRTTQAAVAGTDSVTVAAGGAIDTTANPAINWNGASTGLAITNSGTIRSTASGGRAIGTSGSATTRGITLTNNAGGLIESADDAIRINNDVTAGTIRIDNFGTIRTTNGGQAIDFDAIASGTASVAITNYAGGVIRSVGQDAIRPGQGAIVTNAGLIYSEGPTNNNYDGIDWQQRSGTVVNQNGGTISGLRHGITSDIDVNVTNLAGGSIIGRNGSGIGSDGTGTVVNFGTIEGSWDGLATNGDGDGVDIDLIGTVTNSGTIRGISARGVDSGGRPNGAEGIAIGGGVITNTATGLISGGRTGILVDDGGVGGAYGATTITNAGRIEGFTGPAIQLVGEFADTITNSGTIASNGAVAIQMGGGNDTLALVTGSTITGRADGGTGNDLVSLSGTGSGTFGNLVNFERLAVVSGNWTLSDASTFATSTTLSAGANLTTATPLTGAITNNGTITLNQAANGSFAGTLAGNGTLIKAGAGTLSIGSQAFTGATLVSAGRLDVLGTLPSTIIVARGATLGGTGTTGPVTVGVGGIVAPGQSIGTLTVNGAFVQSAGSTYQAEIAPTGAADRIVVNGAATIQSGAILQPIPAAGTYTPGTRFVLLTATGGVSGAYTLTGASLGTGTELRLGGTANAVFVDVARTGASLPLVAQSTNQLNTAIAVSQLGVANAAYAAITLVPENANVRYALDQLSGEIHASARTAMVRDADLAQRSVLTHLDDGSAGMGLWAQGIAGYGEEEGDRGAADGSRSTYGGMGGFDFEVTEGIRIGAAGGYTRDKLVVRERASRATLKTTHALGYLDAVLAGFHYSGGVGYDWVDVDTRRAPAFGGFSDVNTASYDGGVLHGFARIGAPIPAFGATIEPFASIQGYRVRTKSAQEAGGAASLGLFRRREAFAQASVGTKVETRVVGAISARGSAAYVHVFGQRAGEASVRFGNTNGFFPVRGTTMSSHAAAVSGAVNWALAPKARLSVSYDGLIGTTSSESTGRLTFAIGF comes from the coding sequence ATGCGCGTGCGTCTCGAAGCCAGCCGGGCGGTTCTGGCGTTTTGCGCCTTCGCCGCCGTTCCCGCCATCGCGCAGCAGACGATCACGGTGAACCGTGGCACCACGCGCACCACCCAGGCGGCCGTGGCCGGCACGGACAGCGTGACGGTGGCCGCCGGCGGCGCGATCGATACCACCGCCAACCCCGCGATCAACTGGAACGGCGCCTCGACCGGCCTGGCCATCACCAATTCGGGCACGATCCGCAGCACCGCATCGGGCGGCCGCGCGATCGGCACATCGGGCAGCGCCACCACGCGCGGCATCACGCTCACCAACAACGCCGGCGGCCTGATCGAATCGGCCGACGACGCGATCCGCATCAACAATGACGTGACCGCCGGCACGATCCGCATCGACAATTTCGGCACGATCCGCACCACCAACGGCGGCCAGGCGATCGATTTCGACGCCATCGCCAGCGGCACCGCTTCGGTCGCGATCACCAATTACGCCGGCGGCGTGATCCGCTCGGTCGGTCAGGACGCGATCCGTCCCGGCCAGGGCGCGATCGTCACCAACGCCGGCCTGATCTATTCGGAAGGCCCCACCAACAACAATTATGACGGCATCGACTGGCAGCAGCGGTCGGGCACCGTCGTCAACCAGAATGGCGGCACCATCTCCGGCCTGCGCCACGGCATCACCAGCGACATCGACGTCAACGTGACCAATCTGGCCGGCGGCTCGATCATCGGCCGCAACGGTTCGGGCATCGGGTCGGACGGCACCGGCACCGTCGTCAATTTCGGCACGATCGAGGGCAGCTGGGACGGGCTCGCCACCAACGGCGATGGCGATGGCGTCGATATCGACCTGATCGGCACCGTCACCAACTCGGGCACGATCCGGGGCATCAGCGCGCGCGGCGTCGACAGCGGCGGCCGGCCGAACGGCGCCGAGGGCATCGCCATCGGCGGCGGCGTCATCACCAACACCGCCACGGGCCTGATCTCGGGCGGACGCACCGGCATCCTCGTAGACGACGGCGGCGTGGGCGGTGCCTATGGCGCCACCACCATCACCAACGCCGGCCGCATCGAAGGCTTCACCGGCCCGGCGATCCAGCTGGTGGGCGAGTTCGCCGACACGATCACCAATTCGGGCACGATCGCCAGCAACGGCGCGGTCGCGATCCAGATGGGCGGCGGCAACGACACGCTCGCCCTCGTCACCGGCAGCACGATCACCGGCCGCGCCGATGGCGGCACCGGCAACGATCTGGTCTCGCTGAGCGGCACCGGCAGCGGCACCTTCGGCAACCTCGTCAACTTCGAGCGGCTCGCCGTCGTCTCGGGCAATTGGACGCTGAGCGACGCCTCCACCTTCGCCACCAGCACCACGCTGTCGGCCGGCGCCAACCTCACCACCGCCACGCCGCTGACCGGCGCCATCACCAACAACGGCACGATCACGCTCAACCAGGCCGCCAACGGCAGCTTCGCCGGCACGCTGGCGGGCAACGGCACGCTCATCAAGGCGGGCGCGGGCACGCTCTCGATCGGCAGCCAGGCCTTCACCGGCGCCACGCTGGTCAGCGCGGGCCGCCTCGACGTGCTGGGCACCCTGCCCTCCACGATCATCGTGGCGCGCGGCGCGACGCTCGGCGGCACCGGCACGACCGGCCCCGTCACGGTCGGCGTCGGCGGCATCGTCGCGCCGGGCCAGAGCATCGGCACGCTCACCGTCAACGGCGCCTTCGTCCAGAGCGCGGGCTCGACCTATCAGGCCGAGATCGCCCCCACGGGTGCTGCCGACCGCATCGTCGTCAACGGCGCGGCGACGATCCAGTCGGGCGCGATCCTCCAGCCGATCCCGGCCGCCGGCACCTATACGCCCGGCACCCGCTTCGTGCTGCTGACCGCGACGGGCGGCGTCAGCGGCGCCTACACGCTCACCGGCGCCTCGCTCGGCACCGGCACCGAGCTGCGCCTGGGCGGCACCGCCAACGCGGTGTTCGTCGATGTCGCCCGTACCGGCGCCTCGCTGCCGCTGGTCGCGCAATCGACCAACCAGCTCAACACCGCCATCGCGGTGAGCCAGCTCGGCGTCGCCAACGCGGCCTATGCGGCGATCACGCTCGTCCCCGAGAACGCCAATGTGCGCTACGCTCTCGACCAGCTTTCGGGCGAGATCCACGCCTCGGCCCGCACCGCGATGGTGCGCGACGCCGATCTGGCGCAGCGCTCGGTCCTCACCCACCTCGATGACGGCAGCGCCGGCATGGGCCTGTGGGCGCAGGGCATCGCCGGCTATGGCGAGGAAGAGGGCGATCGCGGCGCGGCCGACGGCTCGCGCAGCACCTATGGCGGCATGGGCGGCTTCGACTTCGAGGTGACCGAGGGCATCCGCATCGGCGCGGCCGGCGGTTACACCCGCGACAAGCTCGTCGTGCGCGAGCGCGCCAGCCGCGCCACGCTCAAGACCACACACGCGCTGGGCTATCTCGACGCGGTGCTGGCCGGCTTCCATTATTCGGGCGGCGTCGGCTACGACTGGGTCGATGTGGACACGCGCCGCGCGCCTGCGTTCGGCGGCTTCAGCGACGTGAACACCGCCAGCTACGACGGCGGCGTGCTGCACGGCTTCGCCCGCATCGGCGCGCCGATCCCGGCCTTCGGCGCCACGATCGAGCCCTTCGCCAGCATCCAGGGCTATCGCGTCCGCACCAAGAGCGCGCAGGAAGCCGGCGGCGCGGCCTCGCTCGGCCTTTTCCGCCGCCGCGAGGCGTTCGCGCAGGCGTCGGTCGGCACCAAGGTGGAGACGCGGGTCGTCGGCGCCATCTCGGCGCGCGGCAGCGCCGCCTATGTCCACGTCTTCGGCCAGCGGGCCGGCGAGGCGAGCGTGCGCTTCGGCAACACGAACGGCTTCTTCCCGGTGCGCGGCACGACCATGTCGTCGCACGCGGCGGCGGTGTCGGGCGCGGTCAACTGGGCGCTCGCCCCGAAGGCCCGCCTGTCGGTGAGCTACGATGGCCTGATCGGCACGACCAGCTCGGAAAGCACCGGCCGCCTGACCTTCGCGATCGGCTTCTGA
- a CDS encoding ABC-F family ATP-binding cassette domain-containing protein has product MLNLNGITVRLGGRTILDNATAALPPRSRVGLIGRNGAGKSTLMKVMIGQLDPDDGSLDMPRNTRIGYIAQEAPSGTSTPIETVLAADTERAALFLESETCEDPDRVGDIHERLMAIDAYGAEARAARILVGLGFDEEMQQRPLDSYSGGWKMRVALAALLFSEPDLLLLDEPSNHLDLEATLWLENFLKSYPAMMVVISHERDLLNNVVDNILHLERGKVTLYAGGYDAFERQRAERAAQLAAAKASQDAQRAKLQDYIARNSARASTAKQAQSRAKMLAKMQPIASLVDDPTLSFDFPSPSELRPPLITLDMAAVGYSETPILQRLNLRIDPDDRVALLGRNGNGKTTLARLLAAQLTPMEGEMASSGKMKVGYFTQYQVEELDGADTPLQHMTRHMKGLTPAAVRAQLGRFGFSGDKAMTEVRKLSGGERARLALALITRDAPHLLILDEPTNHLDVDAREALVQALNAYDGAVVVVSHDRHMIEMSADRLVLVDGGTAREFDGTLEEYTAFILSKDGSGGGKAAKANKKEEKRLAAEARERGAALRKAAQAAEAELARLTGERTKVEQAMFDPSAADAKLTKLSMSDLMKRRAELTEKIDAAETRWMEASEALEGAAV; this is encoded by the coding sequence ATGCTCAACCTGAACGGTATCACGGTGCGCCTTGGCGGGCGCACGATCCTCGACAACGCCACGGCCGCGTTGCCGCCCCGGTCGCGCGTCGGCCTGATCGGGCGCAACGGCGCCGGCAAGTCGACCCTGATGAAAGTGATGATCGGCCAGCTCGATCCCGACGACGGCAGCCTCGACATGCCGCGCAACACCCGCATCGGCTATATCGCGCAGGAAGCCCCCAGCGGCACCTCCACCCCGATCGAGACCGTGCTGGCCGCCGACACCGAGCGCGCCGCGCTGTTCCTGGAATCGGAGACGTGCGAGGATCCCGACCGGGTCGGCGACATCCACGAGCGGCTGATGGCGATCGACGCTTACGGCGCCGAGGCGCGCGCCGCCCGCATCCTGGTCGGCCTCGGCTTCGACGAGGAGATGCAGCAGCGTCCGCTCGACAGCTATTCGGGCGGCTGGAAGATGCGCGTCGCGCTGGCCGCCTTGCTGTTTTCCGAACCCGATCTGCTGCTGCTCGACGAGCCGTCGAACCACCTGGATCTGGAAGCCACCTTGTGGCTGGAGAATTTCCTCAAATCCTATCCGGCGATGATGGTCGTCATCAGCCACGAGCGCGATCTGCTCAACAATGTGGTGGACAATATCCTCCACCTCGAGCGCGGCAAGGTGACGCTCTACGCCGGCGGTTATGACGCGTTCGAGCGGCAGCGCGCCGAGCGGGCGGCGCAGCTGGCCGCCGCCAAGGCCTCGCAGGACGCGCAGCGCGCCAAGTTGCAGGATTATATCGCCCGCAACTCGGCCCGCGCCTCCACCGCCAAGCAGGCGCAGTCGCGCGCCAAGATGCTGGCCAAGATGCAGCCGATCGCCTCGCTGGTCGACGATCCCACCTTGTCGTTCGATTTCCCGAGCCCCAGCGAGCTGCGCCCGCCGCTCATCACGCTTGACATGGCGGCGGTCGGCTATTCGGAAACGCCGATCCTCCAGCGGCTGAACCTGCGGATCGACCCCGACGATCGCGTCGCGCTGCTGGGCCGCAACGGCAACGGCAAGACGACACTCGCCCGCCTGCTGGCGGCACAGCTGACGCCGATGGAAGGCGAGATGGCCTCGTCGGGCAAGATGAAGGTCGGTTACTTCACGCAGTATCAGGTGGAGGAACTGGATGGGGCGGATACGCCGCTCCAGCACATGACCCGCCACATGAAGGGGCTGACCCCGGCGGCTGTGCGCGCCCAGCTTGGCCGCTTCGGCTTTTCGGGCGACAAGGCGATGACCGAGGTGCGCAAGCTTTCGGGCGGCGAGCGCGCGCGGCTGGCGCTGGCGCTCATCACCCGCGATGCGCCCCACCTGCTGATCCTCGACGAGCCGACGAACCACCTGGATGTCGATGCGCGCGAGGCTTTGGTGCAGGCGCTCAACGCCTATGACGGCGCCGTCGTGGTCGTCAGCCACGATCGCCACATGATCGAGATGTCGGCCGACCGGCTGGTGCTGGTCGATGGCGGCACCGCGCGCGAGTTCGACGGCACCTTGGAGGAATATACCGCCTTCATTCTCTCGAAGGACGGCAGCGGCGGCGGCAAGGCGGCCAAGGCCAACAAGAAGGAAGAAAAACGCCTCGCCGCCGAGGCCCGCGAACGCGGCGCGGCGCTCCGCAAGGCGGCGCAGGCGGCCGAGGCCGAACTGGCGCGCCTGACGGGCGAGCGGACCAAGGTGGAGCAGGCGATGTTCGATCCGTCGGCCGCCGACGCCAAGCTGACGAAGCTCAGCATGAGCGACCTGATGAAGCGCCGCGCGGAGCTGACCGAGAAGATCGACGCCGCCGAGACGCGCTGGATGGAAGCGAGCGAGGCGCTGGAGGGCGCGGCGGTTTAG
- a CDS encoding HD-GYP domain-containing protein — MPLAELLGAFSHALDLTEGQPVGHCLRTCWIGSRIGRFLGLDAQDLHDLYYVLLLKDLGCSSNAARISALYLADDRRFKGEYKLVGEGVPAVLRFLFATTGRGAPAHRKMGALMHILRNGGTIAQEMIETRCTRGAEIARTLRFSEGVAAGIYSLDEHWDGTGRPRALAGEAIPLFSRIALLAQVAEVFHAAGGPDAAIAEVRRRCGSWFDPALVRAFNHVVREPRFWEDLANHDDIEALVLTLEPGRAAVIVDEDYLDDIVAAFGQVIDAKSPYTAGHSHRTADLTVKLAARLGLDPAVQRWLRRGAFLHDIGKLAVSSAILDKPGRLDPAEWAEIRGHAAQTQAILGRISALADIAPIAAAHHERLDGRGYPQRLSSTSISLPTRIITICDWYDALTSERPYRPALTTAQALEVIEREVGRAIDRKCFMALREMCGDREEVVAA; from the coding sequence ATGCCGCTCGCCGAGTTGCTCGGCGCGTTCAGCCATGCCCTCGACCTTACCGAGGGGCAGCCCGTCGGCCATTGCCTGCGCACCTGCTGGATCGGCAGCAGGATCGGCCGCTTCCTGGGCCTCGACGCGCAGGACCTGCACGATCTCTATTACGTCCTGCTGCTCAAGGATCTGGGGTGCAGCAGCAATGCCGCGCGTATCTCGGCGCTCTATCTGGCCGACGATCGCCGCTTCAAGGGCGAGTATAAGCTGGTGGGCGAGGGCGTGCCGGCGGTGCTGCGCTTCCTGTTCGCCACGACCGGGCGGGGCGCGCCGGCCCATCGCAAGATGGGTGCGCTGATGCACATCCTGCGCAACGGCGGCACGATCGCGCAGGAGATGATCGAGACGCGCTGCACGCGCGGCGCCGAGATCGCGCGCACCCTGCGCTTTTCGGAGGGCGTGGCCGCCGGCATCTACAGCCTGGACGAACATTGGGACGGCACCGGCCGTCCGCGGGCGCTGGCCGGCGAGGCGATCCCGCTCTTCTCGCGCATCGCTTTGCTGGCGCAGGTGGCCGAGGTGTTCCACGCCGCCGGCGGCCCCGATGCCGCCATCGCCGAGGTGCGGCGGCGCTGCGGCAGCTGGTTCGATCCGGCGCTGGTCCGCGCCTTCAACCATGTCGTGCGCGAGCCGCGTTTCTGGGAGGATCTGGCCAACCACGACGACATCGAGGCGCTGGTCCTGACCCTGGAGCCGGGGCGCGCGGCCGTGATCGTCGATGAGGATTATCTCGACGATATCGTCGCCGCCTTCGGGCAGGTGATCGATGCCAAGAGCCCCTATACCGCCGGCCATTCGCACCGCACCGCCGATCTGACGGTGAAGCTGGCCGCGCGGCTGGGGCTCGACCCGGCCGTGCAGCGCTGGCTGCGGCGCGGCGCCTTCCTCCACGATATCGGCAAGCTGGCGGTGAGCAGCGCGATCCTCGACAAACCCGGCCGGCTCGATCCGGCCGAATGGGCCGAAATCCGGGGCCATGCCGCGCAGACGCAGGCGATCCTCGGCCGCATCTCGGCACTGGCCGACATCGCCCCGATCGCCGCCGCCCACCACGAGCGGCTCGACGGGCGCGGCTATCCGCAGCGCCTGTCCAGCACCTCGATCAGCCTGCCGACCCGCATCATCACCATCTGCGACTGGTATGACGCGCTCACCTCCGAACGCCCCTATCGCCCGGCGCTGACGACGGCGCAGGCGCTGGAGGTGATCGAGCGCGAAGTGGGCCGGGCGATCGACCGGAAATGCTTCATGGCCCTGCGCGAGATGTGCGGGGATAGGGAAGAGGTGGTGGCGGCCTAG
- a CDS encoding sensor histidine kinase, translating to MPEAPAPADSGRRQAKSSRRNALGLFLRNIGRSVIGRPVLVEGYDGAPDRETRITGSLTRRMIGIAALWILVLLAGGAFALDRVLNSAVTRNFDSQLEFVATAMIASSEIGPEGEVQLNRPLGDQRFLEPYSGLYWQISAPGREPFPSRSLWDRRLQTPPLKGQGLQFRDSKEFGDDPLRMVEREVRLPGSRAVWRFQVAQVRSGLDDQIAILRRTLVRSFAILGLGLILMAALQATFGLWPLRRVRREIAAVKSGRISRVDANLPVEIAPMVEELNDLLAHNEKQAEEARTHAGNLAHALKTPLTVIMNEATAQSPDLAGTVIREATTMRRQVDHHLARARAVGRRGNAKSQAEVWPSLKAVERAVGRMHRHVTIDLAGAKDAKVHVERQDLDELLGNLIENAAKYGGSRVFVTVERAAGYVEILIEDDGPGIPDDQRDRLFVRGARLDTGKPGTGLGLAIVRDVAEIYEGTVSLEESEDLGGLLVRLRLPAAVMV from the coding sequence ATGCCTGAGGCGCCCGCGCCGGCTGATAGTGGCCGGCGGCAGGCGAAGTCGTCGCGGCGCAACGCGCTCGGCCTGTTCCTGCGCAACATCGGCCGCTCCGTCATCGGGCGGCCGGTGCTGGTGGAGGGCTATGACGGCGCGCCCGATCGCGAGACGCGGATCACCGGATCGCTGACCCGCCGCATGATCGGCATCGCGGCGCTATGGATATTGGTGCTGCTGGCGGGCGGCGCCTTCGCGCTGGATCGGGTGCTCAATTCGGCGGTCACCCGCAATTTCGACAGCCAGCTGGAATTCGTCGCGACGGCGATGATCGCTTCGTCGGAGATCGGGCCGGAGGGCGAGGTTCAGCTCAACCGGCCGCTCGGCGACCAGCGCTTCCTGGAGCCCTATTCGGGTCTCTACTGGCAGATCAGCGCGCCAGGGCGCGAGCCTTTCCCGTCGCGATCGCTGTGGGACCGGCGGTTGCAGACGCCGCCGCTGAAGGGGCAGGGCCTCCAGTTCCGCGACAGCAAGGAATTCGGCGACGATCCGCTGCGGATGGTCGAGCGCGAGGTGCGCCTGCCCGGATCGCGCGCGGTGTGGCGCTTTCAGGTGGCGCAGGTGCGATCGGGGCTGGACGACCAGATCGCCATCCTGCGGCGGACCCTGGTGCGCTCCTTCGCGATCCTCGGCCTCGGCCTGATCCTGATGGCCGCGTTGCAGGCGACCTTCGGCCTGTGGCCGCTGCGGCGGGTGCGGCGCGAGATCGCGGCGGTGAAGAGCGGGCGGATCAGCCGGGTCGACGCCAACCTGCCGGTCGAGATCGCGCCGATGGTGGAGGAATTGAACGACCTGCTCGCGCATAACGAGAAGCAGGCCGAGGAGGCGCGGACCCACGCCGGCAACCTCGCCCATGCGCTCAAGACGCCGCTGACCGTCATCATGAACGAGGCGACCGCCCAATCGCCCGATCTGGCCGGCACGGTGATCCGCGAGGCGACGACGATGCGCCGGCAGGTCGATCACCACCTTGCCCGCGCCCGTGCCGTGGGGCGGCGCGGCAATGCCAAGAGCCAGGCCGAGGTATGGCCCTCGCTGAAAGCCGTCGAGCGCGCGGTGGGGCGGATGCACCGCCACGTCACGATCGATCTGGCCGGGGCGAAGGACGCCAAGGTGCATGTCGAGCGGCAGGATCTCGACGAACTGCTCGGCAATCTGATCGAGAATGCCGCGAAATATGGCGGCAGCCGCGTGTTCGTCACGGTCGAGCGGGCGGCGGGCTATGTCGAGATATTGATCGAGGACGACGGCCCCGGCATCCCTGACGACCAGCGCGACCGCCTGTTCGTGCGCGGCGCGCGGTTGGATACGGGCAAGCCGGGCACGGGCCTGGGTCTGGCGATCGTGCGCGACGTGGCGGAAATCTACGAGGGCACGGTGTCGCTGGAGGAGAGCGAGGATCTCGGCGGGCTGCTCGTGCGGTTGCGGCTGCCGGCGGCGGTGATGGTGTAA
- a CDS encoding response regulator transcription factor, with amino-acid sequence MRVLIVEDEPNLGRQLRATLEGAGYAIDLATDGEDGHYLGSTEDYDAVVLDLGLPEVDGLTVLDRWRKEGKDMPVLVLTARDSWSDKVAGLDAGADDYLAKPFQTEELIARLRALIRRAAGNASSELTAGDVRLDTRSGKVTKAGEPVKLTAQEYKLLSYLLHHKGKVVSRTELIEHIYDQDFDRDSNTIEVFVTRIRKKLGQEVITTIRGLGYSLEDPDA; translated from the coding sequence ATGCGTGTGTTGATCGTGGAGGATGAACCCAATCTCGGCCGGCAGCTACGGGCGACGCTGGAAGGGGCGGGCTATGCGATCGACCTCGCGACCGATGGCGAGGATGGCCATTATCTGGGCTCGACCGAGGATTATGACGCGGTCGTGCTCGATCTGGGCCTGCCCGAAGTCGACGGCCTCACGGTGCTCGATCGCTGGCGCAAGGAGGGCAAGGACATGCCCGTCCTGGTGCTGACCGCGCGCGACAGCTGGTCGGACAAGGTGGCGGGCCTCGATGCCGGCGCCGACGATTATCTCGCCAAGCCGTTCCAGACCGAGGAACTGATCGCCCGCCTGCGCGCGCTGATCCGCCGCGCAGCCGGCAACGCCTCGTCCGAGCTTACCGCCGGCGACGTGCGGCTGGATACCCGCAGCGGCAAGGTCACCAAGGCGGGCGAGCCGGTGAAGCTGACGGCGCAGGAATATAAACTGCTCAGCTACCTGCTCCACCACAAGGGCAAGGTCGTCAGCCGCACCGAGCTGATCGAACATATCTACGATCAGGATTTCGATCGCGATTCGAACACGATCGAAGTGTTCGTGACGCGCATCCGCAAGAAGCTGGGCCAGGAGGTCATCACCACCATCCGCGGCCTCGGCTACAGCCTCGAAGACCCGGATGCCTGA
- a CDS encoding ABC-F family ATP-binding cassette domain-containing protein, producing the protein MSAPILAYEGLGLVQGSGWLFRGLDITIGQRDRLALIGRNGAGKTTLLKLLAGQIDADEGRRTIVPGTKVVMLEQEPAMTGFATLRDFALKGEDAPPAYRVEAIAGQIGIDLDREAATASGGERRRTAIARALAMEPDILLLDEPTNHLDISAIEYIEGWLGRFNGAFVVISHDRTFLTRLTKQTLWLDRGAIRRREIGFGGFEAWTEQVADEEARNAARLDAKLKIEEHWMLRGVTARRRRNQGRLTKLVEMRATRRAMMGPQGTAALATASDDSKTRIVIDAEHVTKRFGDRAVIRDFTFRVARGDRIGLVGPNGAGKSTLLKLLTGDLAPDEGQVKRAQTLNAVVIDQQRSLMAPEKRVRDVLTDGNDWIDVLGVRKHISGYLKEFLFDPAVAEAKIGALSGGERSRLLLAREFARPSNLLVLDEPTNDLDMETLDLLQEVIADYDGTVLIVSHDRDFLDRTVTVTLGLDGSGTVDVVAGGYADWEAKRAAAVQAKRAPTAAKSDAPAPAAPKPKVKLSYKDQRDLDLLPKEIEKLEAAIARDEAALADPNLFTRDPKTFDALMKAIETARTKKDAAEMRWLELAEMAEGL; encoded by the coding sequence ATGTCCGCACCCATCCTCGCCTATGAAGGGCTCGGTCTCGTCCAGGGATCGGGCTGGCTGTTTCGCGGCCTCGATATCACCATCGGCCAGCGCGACCGGCTCGCGCTGATCGGCCGCAACGGGGCGGGCAAGACGACCTTGCTGAAGCTGCTCGCCGGCCAGATCGATGCCGACGAGGGGCGCCGCACGATCGTGCCCGGCACCAAGGTGGTGATGCTGGAGCAGGAGCCGGCGATGACCGGCTTCGCCACGCTACGCGATTTCGCCCTGAAAGGGGAGGACGCCCCGCCCGCCTATCGGGTGGAGGCGATCGCCGGCCAGATCGGCATCGATCTCGACCGCGAGGCGGCGACGGCCTCGGGTGGCGAGCGCCGCCGCACGGCCATCGCCCGTGCCCTCGCGATGGAGCCGGATATCCTGCTGCTCGACGAGCCGACCAACCATCTCGATATCAGCGCGATCGAATATATCGAGGGGTGGCTCGGCCGCTTCAACGGCGCCTTCGTCGTCATCAGCCACGATCGCACCTTCCTCACCCGCCTGACGAAGCAGACGCTGTGGCTCGATCGCGGCGCGATCCGGCGGCGCGAGATCGGCTTCGGCGGGTTCGAAGCATGGACCGAGCAGGTCGCCGACGAGGAAGCGCGCAACGCCGCCCGGCTCGACGCCAAGCTCAAGATCGAGGAGCATTGGATGCTGCGCGGCGTCACCGCGCGCCGCCGCCGCAACCAGGGCCGCCTCACCAAGCTGGTCGAGATGCGGGCGACCCGCCGCGCGATGATGGGGCCGCAGGGCACCGCCGCGCTCGCCACCGCCAGCGACGACAGCAAGACCAGGATCGTCATCGATGCCGAGCATGTGACCAAGCGCTTTGGCGACCGCGCGGTGATCCGCGACTTCACCTTCCGCGTGGCGCGCGGCGACCGCATCGGCCTCGTCGGCCCCAACGGCGCGGGCAAATCGACCTTGCTCAAGCTTCTCACCGGCGATCTCGCGCCGGACGAGGGGCAGGTGAAGCGCGCCCAGACGCTCAACGCCGTCGTGATCGATCAGCAGCGCAGCCTGATGGCGCCCGAAAAGCGCGTGCGCGATGTACTGACCGACGGCAACGACTGGATCGACGTGCTGGGCGTCCGCAAGCATATTTCCGGCTATCTGAAGGAATTCCTGTTCGATCCGGCGGTGGCGGAGGCCAAGATCGGCGCGCTGTCCGGCGGCGAACGCTCGCGGCTCCTGCTCGCCCGCGAATTCGCCCGCCCCTCCAACCTGCTGGTGCTGGACGAGCCCACCAACGATCTCGACATGGAGACGCTCGATCTGTTGCAGGAGGTGATCGCCGACTATGACGGCACCGTCCTGATCGTCAGCCACGACCGCGACTTCCTCGACCGCACCGTGACGGTGACGTTGGGTCTCGACGGGTCGGGCACGGTCGATGTCGTGGCGGGCGGCTATGCCGACTGGGAAGCCAAGCGCGCCGCCGCCGTGCAGGCGAAGCGGGCGCCCACCGCCGCCAAATCGGACGCGCCGGCACCGGCCGCGCCCAAGCCGAAGGTGAAACTGTCCTACAAGGACCAGCGCGACCTCGATCTGCTCCCCAAGGAGATCGAGAAACTCGAAGCCGCCATCGCCCGCGACGAAGCGGCGCTCGCCGACCCCAACCTCTTCACCCGCGATCCCAAGACTTTCGACGCGCTGATGAAGGCGATCGAAACGGCGCGCACGAAGAAGGACGCCGCCGAGATGCGCTGGCTGGAGCTGGCGGAGATGGCCGAGGGGCTGTGA